From one Larimichthys crocea isolate SSNF chromosome XVIII, L_crocea_2.0, whole genome shotgun sequence genomic stretch:
- the casp10 gene encoding caspase-8 isoform X3, with the protein MDFQKLLLDAGKALCKDEVKALAFLCTDLLGRNPASVESASDLFSRLVDQDHLCAERPHLLSELLSIINRKRLARDLGLPDREPTIISSYRVFLYSLSEDLTTSDLKDLKFLLRDQLPRRKLEENVTTLEVFLEMEHMDLINDTDLNLLEDKIRNVCPMLVENFNEFKTQQVRHNSYVAQETSRPRSETFHFGSNQIPQPLGRTCSNEMPTEEMPMSLAESTMHSSNTSMDFLPDFQLGLSNASIQTSGYFSNNVRNDAVVSLQENQTSSGMQMSPTTNTNTVLETYPMTAVTRGICLIINNYDFTKSLTRLMKRDGTMIDKECLEKVFKWLGFKVEVQKDCTCERMLSVMKELGGRNHSQMDSLVCCILSHGQEGSVYGVDGKTVTIRKLMEPFNGLNCSSLAGKPKLFFIQACQGKNEQAAVYLEADGPVLSDAIEATHSIPSDADFLLGMSTVPSFVSYREKKNGTWFIQSLCQHLVQNVPRTRLVSSRLVFSRFIRFNLVVGAAASAGKPRLPSPRTPRRSQASRET; encoded by the exons ATGGATTTCCAGAAGCTGCTATTAGACGCAGGGAAGGCCCTGTGTAAGGACGAGGTGAAAGCTTTAGCTTTTCTTTGCACTGACCTCCTGGGCCGAAACCCGGCCTCGGTGGAGTCGGCCAGTGACCTCTTCTCTCGTCTGGTGGATCAAGACCACCTATGTGCTGAGCGACCTCATCTGCTGAGCGAGCTTCTCTCCATCATCAACCGCAAACGTCTGGCTCGTGACCTTGGGCTTCCTGACCGAGAACCAACAATCATCTCTTCTTACAG GGTGTTTCTCTACAGTCTGTCTGAGGATTTGACTACTTCTGACTTGAAAGATCTGAAGTTCTTGTTAAGAGATCAGCTCCCACGTAGAAAACTGGAGGAAAATGTT ACTACACTGGAGGTCTTCCTGGAGATGGAGCACATGGACCTCATCAATGACACTGATCTAAACTTACTGGAGGACAAAATTCGGAACGTGTGTCCCATGCTGGTAGAAAACTTCAACGAGTTTAAAACACAGCAGG TTCGTCACAACAGCTATGTAGCTCAAGAAACAAGTCGACCAAGATCAGAGACTTTTCATTTTGGCTCGAACCag ATCCCTCAACCTCTTGGAAGGACTTGCTCAAATGAAATGCCGACAG aAGAAATGCCGATGTCGTTGGCCGAG TCTACTATGCATTCATCCAACACGTCTATGG ATTTCTTGCCAGATTTTCAACTGGGACTGAGTAATGCAAGCATTCAAACATCAGGCTATTTCTCCAACAATg TGAGAAATGATGCTGTGGTTAGTTTACAAGAAAACCAGACCTCCTCTGGAATGCAGATGTCTCCAActaccaacacaaacaca GTTTTAGAAACATATCCCATGACTGCAGTGACGAGAGGTATCTGTTTGATAATTAACAACTATGACTTCACTAAATCTCTAACACGTCTCATGAAGCGGGATGGGACCATGATTGACAAAG AGTGTCTGGAAAAAGTGTTCAAGTGGCTCGGCTTTAAGGTAGAGGTACAGAAGGACTGCACATGTGAGAGGATGCTGTCTGTGATGAAGGAGCTCGGAGGCAGAAACCACAGCCAGATGGACAGTCTGGTGTGTTGCATTCTCAGCCACGGCCAGGAGGGAAGCGTGTATGGTGTGGACGGCAAAACCGTCACTATCAGGAAGCTGATGGAGCCTTTCAATGGATTAAATTGCTCCTCTTTGGCCGGAAAACCCAAGCTGTTTTTCATCCAGGCCTGCCAGGGCAAGAATGAGCAGGCAGCTGTCTACCTAGAGGCCGATGGTCCTGTCCTTAGCGATGCTATTGAAGCTACACACTCCATCCCATCTGATGCAGACTTCCTGCTGGGAATGTCCACAGTTCCTTCTTTTGTCTCTtatagagagaagaaaaatggcACGTGGTTCATTCAGTCGTTGTGCCAACATCTTGTCCAGAATGTTCCCAG AACACGTCttgtctcgtctcgtctcgtctttTCTCGCTTTATCCGTTTTAATCTGGTcgtgggggcagcagcttcag
- the casp10 gene encoding caspase-8 isoform X2, with translation MDFQKLLLDAGKALCKDEVKALAFLCTDLLGRNPASVESASDLFSRLVDQDHLCAERPHLLSELLSIINRKRLARDLGLPDREPTIISSYRVFLYSLSEDLTTSDLKDLKFLLRDQLPRRKLEENVTTLEVFLEMEHMDLINDTDLNLLEDKIRNVCPMLVENFNEFKTQQVRHNSYVAQETSRPRSETFHFGSNQIPQPLGRTCSNEMPTEMPMSLAESTMHSSNTSMDFLPDFQLGLSNASIQTSGYFSNNVRNDAVVSLQENQTSSGMQMSPTTNTNTVLETYPMTAVTRGICLIINNYDFTKSLTRLMKRDGTMIDKECLEKVFKWLGFKVEVQKDCTCERMLSVMKELGGRNHSQMDSLVCCILSHGQEGSVYGVDGKTVTIRKLMEPFNGLNCSSLAGKPKLFFIQACQGKNEQAAVYLEADGPVLSDAIEATHSIPSDADFLLGMSTVPSFVSYREKKNGTWFIQSLCQHLVQNVPRSVDLVSILTIVNSDVSRKTDSTGVKKQMPQPAFSLTKKVVFPIPAASSPVL, from the exons ATGGATTTCCAGAAGCTGCTATTAGACGCAGGGAAGGCCCTGTGTAAGGACGAGGTGAAAGCTTTAGCTTTTCTTTGCACTGACCTCCTGGGCCGAAACCCGGCCTCGGTGGAGTCGGCCAGTGACCTCTTCTCTCGTCTGGTGGATCAAGACCACCTATGTGCTGAGCGACCTCATCTGCTGAGCGAGCTTCTCTCCATCATCAACCGCAAACGTCTGGCTCGTGACCTTGGGCTTCCTGACCGAGAACCAACAATCATCTCTTCTTACAG GGTGTTTCTCTACAGTCTGTCTGAGGATTTGACTACTTCTGACTTGAAAGATCTGAAGTTCTTGTTAAGAGATCAGCTCCCACGTAGAAAACTGGAGGAAAATGTT ACTACACTGGAGGTCTTCCTGGAGATGGAGCACATGGACCTCATCAATGACACTGATCTAAACTTACTGGAGGACAAAATTCGGAACGTGTGTCCCATGCTGGTAGAAAACTTCAACGAGTTTAAAACACAGCAGG TTCGTCACAACAGCTATGTAGCTCAAGAAACAAGTCGACCAAGATCAGAGACTTTTCATTTTGGCTCGAACCag ATCCCTCAACCTCTTGGAAGGACTTGCTCAAATGAAATGCCGACAG AAATGCCGATGTCGTTGGCCGAG TCTACTATGCATTCATCCAACACGTCTATGG ATTTCTTGCCAGATTTTCAACTGGGACTGAGTAATGCAAGCATTCAAACATCAGGCTATTTCTCCAACAATg TGAGAAATGATGCTGTGGTTAGTTTACAAGAAAACCAGACCTCCTCTGGAATGCAGATGTCTCCAActaccaacacaaacaca GTTTTAGAAACATATCCCATGACTGCAGTGACGAGAGGTATCTGTTTGATAATTAACAACTATGACTTCACTAAATCTCTAACACGTCTCATGAAGCGGGATGGGACCATGATTGACAAAG AGTGTCTGGAAAAAGTGTTCAAGTGGCTCGGCTTTAAGGTAGAGGTACAGAAGGACTGCACATGTGAGAGGATGCTGTCTGTGATGAAGGAGCTCGGAGGCAGAAACCACAGCCAGATGGACAGTCTGGTGTGTTGCATTCTCAGCCACGGCCAGGAGGGAAGCGTGTATGGTGTGGACGGCAAAACCGTCACTATCAGGAAGCTGATGGAGCCTTTCAATGGATTAAATTGCTCCTCTTTGGCCGGAAAACCCAAGCTGTTTTTCATCCAGGCCTGCCAGGGCAAGAATGAGCAGGCAGCTGTCTACCTAGAGGCCGATGGTCCTGTCCTTAGCGATGCTATTGAAGCTACACACTCCATCCCATCTGATGCAGACTTCCTGCTGGGAATGTCCACAGTTCCTTCTTTTGTCTCTtatagagagaagaaaaatggcACGTGGTTCATTCAGTCGTTGTGCCAACATCTTGTCCAGAATGTTCCCAG
- the casp10 gene encoding caspase-8 isoform X1 gives MDFQKLLLDAGKALCKDEVKALAFLCTDLLGRNPASVESASDLFSRLVDQDHLCAERPHLLSELLSIINRKRLARDLGLPDREPTIISSYRVFLYSLSEDLTTSDLKDLKFLLRDQLPRRKLEENVTTLEVFLEMEHMDLINDTDLNLLEDKIRNVCPMLVENFNEFKTQQVRHNSYVAQETSRPRSETFHFGSNQIPQPLGRTCSNEMPTEEMPMSLAESTMHSSNTSMDFLPDFQLGLSNASIQTSGYFSNNVRNDAVVSLQENQTSSGMQMSPTTNTNTVLETYPMTAVTRGICLIINNYDFTKSLTRLMKRDGTMIDKECLEKVFKWLGFKVEVQKDCTCERMLSVMKELGGRNHSQMDSLVCCILSHGQEGSVYGVDGKTVTIRKLMEPFNGLNCSSLAGKPKLFFIQACQGKNEQAAVYLEADGPVLSDAIEATHSIPSDADFLLGMSTVPSFVSYREKKNGTWFIQSLCQHLVQNVPRSVDLVSILTIVNSDVSRKTDSTGVKKQMPQPAFSLTKKVVFPIPAASSPVL, from the exons ATGGATTTCCAGAAGCTGCTATTAGACGCAGGGAAGGCCCTGTGTAAGGACGAGGTGAAAGCTTTAGCTTTTCTTTGCACTGACCTCCTGGGCCGAAACCCGGCCTCGGTGGAGTCGGCCAGTGACCTCTTCTCTCGTCTGGTGGATCAAGACCACCTATGTGCTGAGCGACCTCATCTGCTGAGCGAGCTTCTCTCCATCATCAACCGCAAACGTCTGGCTCGTGACCTTGGGCTTCCTGACCGAGAACCAACAATCATCTCTTCTTACAG GGTGTTTCTCTACAGTCTGTCTGAGGATTTGACTACTTCTGACTTGAAAGATCTGAAGTTCTTGTTAAGAGATCAGCTCCCACGTAGAAAACTGGAGGAAAATGTT ACTACACTGGAGGTCTTCCTGGAGATGGAGCACATGGACCTCATCAATGACACTGATCTAAACTTACTGGAGGACAAAATTCGGAACGTGTGTCCCATGCTGGTAGAAAACTTCAACGAGTTTAAAACACAGCAGG TTCGTCACAACAGCTATGTAGCTCAAGAAACAAGTCGACCAAGATCAGAGACTTTTCATTTTGGCTCGAACCag ATCCCTCAACCTCTTGGAAGGACTTGCTCAAATGAAATGCCGACAG aAGAAATGCCGATGTCGTTGGCCGAG TCTACTATGCATTCATCCAACACGTCTATGG ATTTCTTGCCAGATTTTCAACTGGGACTGAGTAATGCAAGCATTCAAACATCAGGCTATTTCTCCAACAATg TGAGAAATGATGCTGTGGTTAGTTTACAAGAAAACCAGACCTCCTCTGGAATGCAGATGTCTCCAActaccaacacaaacaca GTTTTAGAAACATATCCCATGACTGCAGTGACGAGAGGTATCTGTTTGATAATTAACAACTATGACTTCACTAAATCTCTAACACGTCTCATGAAGCGGGATGGGACCATGATTGACAAAG AGTGTCTGGAAAAAGTGTTCAAGTGGCTCGGCTTTAAGGTAGAGGTACAGAAGGACTGCACATGTGAGAGGATGCTGTCTGTGATGAAGGAGCTCGGAGGCAGAAACCACAGCCAGATGGACAGTCTGGTGTGTTGCATTCTCAGCCACGGCCAGGAGGGAAGCGTGTATGGTGTGGACGGCAAAACCGTCACTATCAGGAAGCTGATGGAGCCTTTCAATGGATTAAATTGCTCCTCTTTGGCCGGAAAACCCAAGCTGTTTTTCATCCAGGCCTGCCAGGGCAAGAATGAGCAGGCAGCTGTCTACCTAGAGGCCGATGGTCCTGTCCTTAGCGATGCTATTGAAGCTACACACTCCATCCCATCTGATGCAGACTTCCTGCTGGGAATGTCCACAGTTCCTTCTTTTGTCTCTtatagagagaagaaaaatggcACGTGGTTCATTCAGTCGTTGTGCCAACATCTTGTCCAGAATGTTCCCAG
- the fam237a gene encoding protein FAM237A — MAPVLLNRPAFTVLVLSCVCAALLQVQKPGHVDPLTVHRENPQCWDSSSALLLEMRSPRIADTVPAFWDLMVSLRSSDNSKHTALFWDLARVFWDLYLDCVLSRSHGLGRRHITAVHSLITDKSFRFNSSGMNSRAWLSVRVRRRGHIQTLKTKPKSNTHYHK; from the exons ATGGCCCCGGTGCTCCTGAACAGACCTGCGTTCACGGTGTTAGTGCTGAGCTGCGTGTGTGCGGCCCTGCTGCAGGTCCAGAAGCCGGGTCACGTTGACCCCCTGACGGTCCACCGGGAGAACCCACAGTGCTGGGACTCCTCCTCGGCTCTGCTGCTGGAGATGCGCTCCCCAAGGATCGCTGACACGGTGCCAGCCTTCTGGGACCTGATGGTGTCCCTCAGGTCATCAGataacagcaaacacacagcgcTGTTCTGGGATCTGGCACGGGTCTTCTGGGACCTTTATCTGGACTGCGTGCTGTCCAGGAGTCACGGCCTGGGACGGAGACACATCACTGCTGTGCACTCCCTCATTACTGACA AGTCCTTCAGATTTAACAGCTCAGGAATGAACTCCCGAGCGTGGCTCAGTGTCAGAGTGAGACGCAGAGGACACATACAGACCCTGAAGACCAAACCCAAATCGAACACACACTACCACAAATAA